The nucleotide sequence CTCTACTATATCCGGTGGATCAACCGCTACCTCGGCTATGGCGTGTTTGCAGCGTGCGATATCCCCGCCCTGACCTACATGGGGGAGTATACCGGCCACGTCCAAAAGAGGCGAAAGCGGAAGAACCGCTTCAACGACTATGTCTTTAGCTATGACATCTGTGGAAAGGCGACCCGTTACTGCATCGACGCCAAAGAGCAGGGGAATTTCACCCGCTTTTTCAACCACAGTGATAAGCCCAACCTCACCTCCCGTTGGGTCATTAAGGAGGGGATCAGCCATATTATCTTCTTTTCGAACAAGCTGATCCCTAAGGGAACGCAGCTTACCTACTGCTACGGTC is from Candidatus Neptunochlamydia vexilliferae and encodes:
- a CDS encoding SET domain-containing protein-lysine N-methyltransferase, whose product is MILIYRDDKIVPIPIKEFEERLGITYTDTLTFDSPKIIEKMKKKCARKMKRKKFFEMNRWTLALHEKAMASPREHLYYIRWINRYLGYGVFAACDIPALTYMGEYTGHVQKRRKRKNRFNDYVFSYDICGKATRYCIDAKEQGNFTRFFNHSDKPNLTSRWVIKEGISHIIFFSNKLIPKGTQLTYCYGPWYWRSRSCPASL